TCGGGCCTGAGCACACCCAGCTCATCATCAACGAGGCCGACCTGGCCGAGCAGGTTCGCGAGTACCTCCGGGAGGTCAGCCCCGAACACGTCGACAAGGTCGTGACCTACGAGGGTGATGAGCGTCTGTTCGACGCCTATGAGGTGACGACCCAGATCCGCCGGGCCCTGGAGAAGAAGGTCTGGCTCAAGTCCGGTGGGTACCTCATCATCGAGAAGACCGAGGCGATGTGGGTCATCGACGTCAACACCGGCAAGTTCGTCGGCAAGGACAACCTGGAGGAGACGGTCCTCCGCAACAACATCGAGGCGGCCGAGGAGATCGCCCGCCAGCTCCGCCTGCGCGACATGGGCGGGATCATCGTCATCGACTTCGTGGACATGATCGTCCCGGCCAACCGCGACGAGGTGCTCAAGCGCTTCAAGCGCGAACTGGCGCGTGACAAGACCAAGTCACGCGTGATGGAGATCTCCAAGCTCGGCCTGGTGCAGATGACCCGGAAGAACGTGTCCAAGGGACTGATGGAGGCCTTCACCGAGGAGACGGACGACGTCATCCCCGGCCGGCGCATCGTGGAGGATCTCCTGGCCTGAGGTGCGCTGTGCTGGCGGGCCGCTACTCCAGGACGAAGGTGACCTTGAGCGAGACCTGGTGCTGCGCCTGACCGTCGGCCAGACGGATCTCGTGGTCCTTGACCCAGACGTGTTCGACACCCCGCAGGGTCTCCTGGGCGCGAGTGATCCCGGCGTCGATGGCGGCCTCGTAGCTGTCGGCGCGGGCGGTGATCTCGGTGACACGTGCAACTGACATTGGCTCTGACTCCTGCGGTCTCGGAGAACCGAGGCCCTCGGACGAGGGGTCGGCGGCGCCGACTTAGGATCGGCGCTGATGCGCATCCTCGTACTGAACGGTCCGAACCTCAACCTCCTCGGGGTGCGCGCACCTGAGGTCTACGGCTCGACCACACTCGATGACCTGGTGACCCAGACCCGGGCATGGGCTGCTGAGTTGGGCGTTGCGCACGTCGAGGACTTCCAGAGCAATCACGAAGGCCAGCTGCTCGACCGGCTGCACGCGGCCCGCGGCCAGGTGGACGGCATCGTCTTCAACCCCGGAGCCTTCACGCACTCGTCCTATGCACTGCACGACGCGATCGAGGCGATCGAGGTCCCGACCGTGGAGGTGCACATCTCCAACGTCGAGGAGCGCGAGCCCTGGCGTCGGATCTCCCTGGTCAGGCCCGCCTGCGTGCACACGATCTACGGGCGCGGCGTCGAGGGCTATCGCTGGGCGGTGCGGCACCTGGTGAGCCGGTCCGCCTGGCCCGTCGAACGGGTTCGGTACGGAGACGATCCCGACGCGTGGCTGGACGTCCGGCTGCCCGATGCGCCGGGCCCGCATCCCGTCGTCGTGTTGGTCCACGGTGGCTTCTGGCGCCACTACTGGACCTTCGACACGGTCGAGTCGATCGCCGTCGATCTCGCGCGTCGCGGGGTGGCGGTCGCCGTCCCGGAGTATCGACGGGTCGGTCCGGTGAGCCGGTCGGAGGATGATCCGCCCGTCTGGGATGCCCACCTGGATGTGGCTCGAGCCGTCAGTGCGGTGCTGTCACACGACGAGATCGACGGCGGGCGCTGGGCGATCGCCGGTCACTCGGCCGGCGGGCAGTTGGCCATCGCCGCCCTCGACGCGCTGCAGCACTCGGACGGAGGCGAGGTCGAGCCACCGCGGCTGGTGGTGTCGTTGGCTGGTGTGGTCGACCTGCCCCGTGCCGTGGAGGACGACCTCGGCGGCGGAGCGGCCGGCCGGTACGTGGCCGGCCTGGCTGATCCGGTGCGGGTGTCCCCCATGCACCGGTTGCCCCTGACGGCGCCGCTCCTGGTCGCCCACGGGCGGCAGGACCCGAGCGTTCCGGTGGCCTACAGCGAGGCATACGCAGCGGCGGCAGCGGACACGGGCGTCGACGTCGAGTCGCTGATCACGGACGGCGGGCACTTCGAGTACCTCGAGCCCGAGGATCCGGCGTGGACGGCCGTGGCGGACCGCCTGGTGGCCTCTGTCCGGAGCTGACCACCTGCAGGCCCAACTCGGCGCGGGCACTGGTGCACGATCGGGGCCCAACCCACGTATTCGCGGCGTCTTGCACGATCGTGCAGTTGATCGTCCATAGCCGACGAAGTCCACGATCGCGCCGAATCACCCCTGCCATAAGGTGGGAACTCGAGCGCTGTCCGTCACGACTCCTGAGGTGATCCCAACGTCCGTGTCCCGTCGTTCGGATGACGATGAGATTCAACTCGCAGCAGCCCGCGCCGCCGCTGGTGACAGCCGTGCGTTCGACGACGTCTGCCGCGCGCACGCCGACGACGTGTGGCGCTACTGCAACGCCATCCTGCGCGACCGCGAGCGCGCCTTCGACGCGACCCAGGACACGTTCCTGCGCGCCACCTCGAGCATCCGCCGATTCCGCGGCGACGCCCCCGTCCGGGTGTGGCTGTTGATCATCGCCCGCCGTGCGGTGATCGACATGCTCCGTCGTGACGACCGTCGCAATGACCGTCAGGCCCTTGCCCCCGCCCCCGACGCGGTGACCGGCGCCGACACCGAGGCGGTTCTGATCGAGCAACTGGTCGCTGAACTCCCCGAGGACCGGCGGCAGGCGTTCGTGCTCACGCAACTCGTGGGCCTGAGCTACGAAGAAGCCGCGGGTGTCGCCGACGTCCCCGTCGGCACGATCCGCTCCCGGGTGTCGCGGGCCCGACGCGACCTGGTCACGGCACTGGCCGCCACCGACGAGGCGGAACCACGCCGCGACCAGGACCCGGTCGCTCCCACAGCCACGCTCCGACGACCCGAGGTCTCCCATGGGTAGACACACCGACCAGCCCACGCTCGACGAGCAGGTGCTGCACTTCCGCGAACGGATCGGGGCTGCGCCACCCGACGTCACCCGTGCCGCCAGCCTTGCGTTCGCACAGCGGTCCCAACCAGCGGGACAGCAGGTCCGAGCCGGACGGGTCCTGCTGGCGGTGGCAGGGGTACTGGGTCTGAGCCTCTCAGCCGTCGCGCTCGCGGGTCTGGCTGGGTGGGGCTTGGGTGCCTCGGTGGCTCGTGACATGCACCTCGGGCTGGACCTGTCCGCCGTGCAGATCGCCCTCGCTGTCGGTTGGCTCCTCGCCGCCTGGCGTCCCGAGCGGTACCGCTCGGGGTTGCTGCCCGTCAGTGCGGCCGCGGCCATCGCACTCACCCTGTCGAGTTCACTCGCCTCACCGGTCACCGCGACGGCAGGGACACAGGTGATCCTGGCGGAGGCGTCCCACCTCCCCGTGCTGCTCGGAACGGCCGGACTCTGGCTGGTGGCGCCCGGGGCCGGCACCTCGTTCCGACATCGATCGGGCCGCCGACCGGCTTCTCAAGCGACCGCCTGAGGACACCCCCCTCCTGCGACCGGTCAGCGCAACGCCGCGCGAATCGACAGGTGGGTGATCGCGACGACCAGGTCGTCGGTTCCCGTCGTCCCGCCGCGTTCGGCTCGGAGGTCCAACACCGCCTGCAGCGAACTCGGCTCGGCCGCCAGCAGCGTTGCGGCCGTCTCATCGTCCGGGTCGATCCACCTGAGCAGGTCGTGGCTGTCACCGCTCAGTGCTCGGGTGATCGCCACGGCCCGGTCGGCCTCGGCGGAGTAGCCGTCGGGCCGCAGGCTGCCCAGACCATAGGTCTCGGGACCGACGGTGCCCTCGGCAACCGTGCTCGGGCAGGGCATCCACGACGGGTTGACCGCCTCCGTCTCCTCGGCGTCGGTCATGCTCAGCGCCGCCACGGCCACCCCACACTCGCCGAGCAGGTGGGCCAGGTCCTCACCGCCGACGCGCACGGCAGCGTGCAGCAGCTCGAGGGTCCACACCGGTCGATCCTGGACGGGAAGGGCCACGTTGACCGTGTCGAGCGGCGGGAGCGACCGTGCGGCGACGAAGGGATGGGACGCCACCCTGGCGGCAACCTCTCCGGACTGCTGCCGCAGCCGGATGCCGGCGATCCCCTCCGGCTCTCCGGCCAGGGCTGCGACCAGGTGGGCCACGGTCGCGGGACGAGCGGCGCGGTCCGGTCCGGGAGCGGGGAGCGAGCGTGCCAGAAGGACGGCGACACGCGCCTGATCGGTCAGCCGAGGCAGTGATTGAGCATCCACAGCGGCGAGGGTATCCTGCAAGGTCGCGTGCCCACCGGGCGCGCTCGTCGTGCAGCCTGACGTCACGCGCCACCACACCCCTCCGGCCGGCAGACGGCGCATCAACCCCGGTAACCCTCCCCACACAAAGGCCCACCCATGTTCGCCGTTATCGCCACTGGCGGGAAGCAGTACAAGGTCGCCGTCGGCGACGAACTCGAGATCGAGAAGCTCGACGCCGAGGTCGACTCCTCCGTCGATCTGCGCGCGATCATGCTGGTCGACGACAACGACGAGGTGACCACCAACGCCGACGCGCTCGACAAGGCGTCCGTCTCGGCCACCGTCGTGGGGCAGTACATGGGTGACAAGGTCAGGATCTTCAAGTACCGGAACAAGACCGGCTACCGCCGCAAGACCGGCCACCGTCAGCCGATCACCCGCATCCGCGTCGACTCCATCTCGGCCTAGCGCCGCACTCGTCTCCAGGAGGAACACACCATGGCAACCAAGAAGGGCGGCGGCTCAACCAACAACGGCCGCGACTCCAACCCCAAGTACCTGGGCGTCAAGCGGTTCGGTGGCGAGGTCGTCACCACCGGCTCGATCATCGTCCGACAGCGAGGGACCAAGATCCACCCCGGCGAGAACGTCGGTCGGGGCAGTGATGACACCCTGTTCGCGCTGATCGACGGTCAGGTCAGCTTCCGCAACTCCGGCAAGCGCAAGTTCGCCGAGGTCCTGCCGGTCGAGTAGACCCACCGCCACGCACCGACGCCGCCAGCCCACCTCGGGTGGGCGGCGTTCGTCGTGTCGGGGCGATGTGTCAGGGGACGACCCCACAGGCCCCGGAGGTGGCACCTACCAGACCTCCGGTGGCCACCCGGCCTCGGGCGCAGCCAGTGCGGCATCGAAGTCCCTGACCGCCTCCGGCGACGTGGCGTCGATCAGGCCCGCCCGCAGCAGGTCCATGGCACGGACGTCGCCCATGTACACTGCAGCCAGGTCGTGGATGTCGAGGGAGATGTCGGCCGAGGAGTCATCGTCCACCTGCTCGACCGACGCACCCTCCGGCGCGACCTCAATACGCCACACGCCACGGTTCGCGGTGATCAGGTCGTCGTGGACCGCCACGGTCACGCTGGCCGAGCCGACGTAGCTGCGTGCCAGCAGCGCTGCCCGGACGTCGAGGACGCGCACGTACAACGCATCTGACCGAGTTCGGGTGATCCGCCGCACATCTTCCACGGCGAGGGGGAGCGAGTCGTCCACGGGCCGACGTGGGGCGCGGATCGTGTGGAGGAGATCGTGTCCGGCCAGGAAGCGCCACATCGCGATCTCGGCCGCAGGGTCCACACCGGCCAGCTCGGTGACGCGGAGCTCCATCCGTTGCTGGTCGGCGACGTCGACCCAGGTCATCCCGTACGCCGCATACGCCACATCCCGGCCGTCCCGGGTCGCCACGGCCACGACCTTGTCCGTCGCCCCGGCCAGACAGCTCTTGCGGGTGGAGAGGACCTGGAAGTCCCACCAGCCCTCCGACCGGCCGTGGAGCCCCGCACGGCGCCGGCGGGTTGCCTCATAGATCGGCTCGATCACCGTCCGCGCCTCCTCGAGCGGGACCAGACGAACCGAGTCCGCGGGGCCGGCCGCGCCTCGTTTGAACGCCAACCCACCGTGCACGTCCACGACCAGCTTCTGCAGGTCGATGGACGGCGCGAAGCCCCAGCGGCCGTAGATCGTCGCCTCCGATGCCCATAGCGCGGCCAGTGGCTCGCCGCGGTCACGAGCCTGCAGCAGCTGGTCGGTCAACATCCGCCGGGCAATGCCCCGTCGGCGATGGGTCGGGGACACGCCGACCCAGGTCGTCCCGGCACAGGCCACCGTGCCGCCCGGCACCGACAGCTCCAACCCGTAGTCCCCCAGACACCCGACCAATCGGCCGCTGTCGAAGGCCGCGATCGAGCGGGACACGTCCTGGATCGCCATCTCGGCGGCCCGGTCGGCGTCGTCGAACTCCTCGCCGAACACAAGCCCGAGCAGGTCCAGGGCATCGTCGGCCTCGTCGGTCGTGAACGGGCGGTACGTCAGGCTGTCGGCGGGAGCACGCATACCTCGATGAGGGTAGTGGCCGAGAGCCCCGACGAGGTGGTCGAATCGGTCAAGCGACGCCCGCCCGTCTACTCTCCGAGGCGTCGCCGGACCCCGTTTGTGCCAAGCCAGGCGCAGGCCGCCGACGGAACGCGCGAGGCAACCACATGGACGTAGTCGACTCACTCATGGACGTCGTGGGCAACACGCCCCTGGTCCGCATGCGGGCCTTCTCCCGCGACGTGAAGCCAACAATCCTCGCGAAGGTCGAGTACCTCAACCCCGGCGGGTCGGTGAAGGACCGCATCGGCATGGCCATGATCGAGGCGGCGGAGGCGTCCGGGGAACTCCAACCCGGCGGCACCATCGTCGAGCCGACCAGCGGGAACACCGGTGCCGGGCTGGCGATCGCGGCCTCCCAGCGGGGCTACAAGTGCATCTTCGTCATGCCGGACAAGATGTCGGCGGAGAAGATCAACCTGCTGCGCGCCTATGGAGCCGAGGTCGTGGTCTGCCCCACCGACGTCGACCCGGAGGATCCCCGGTCCTACTACAAGACCTCCGACCGACTCGTCGAGGAGACCCCTGGGGCCTTCAAGCCCGGCCAGTACTGGAACCAGGCCAACCCCCAGGCCCACTACGAGAGCACCGGCCCGGAGATCTGGCAGCAGACCGACGGCACCATCGACGTCTTCGTGGCTGGCGTCGGGACGGGCGGGACGATCACCGGAACGGCCCGGTACCTGAAGGAGCGCAACCCCGACATCCTGGTCGTCGGCGCCGACCCAGAAGGGTCGATCTACAACTCCGCGGAGGTGCACAGCTACCTCACCGAGGGCGTGGGCGAGGACTTCTGGCCCGGCACCTTCGACCCCGACCTGGTCGATGAGTACATCACCGTCAGCGACCGTGATGCGTTCCTGACGGCGCGCCGGATCACGAAGGAGGAGGGGATCCTGGTCGGTGGATCGTGCGGCACCGCGGCGTACGCGGCGCTCCAGGTCGCCAAGCGATTCGAGGAGGACGCTGTCATCGTCACGCTGCTCCCCGACAGCGGCCGCAACTACCTCTCCAAGATCTACAACGACGACTGGATGCGCGACCACGGCTTCCTGCGCTCCGGCGGCGCGGCCCGCCTGTCTGCGGTCCTCGACCACAAGCGGAGCGCCACGGACCTGCCGACCATCGTGCACGTCCATCCGCACGAGTCGGTCCGGGAGGCCATCGGAACGATGTCGGACTTCGGCGTCTCGCAGATGCCGGTCGTTGCCACAGCGGACGAGGGTCAGCAGACCCCGTCACGCTTCGACGAGCGGGCCAAGCTGATCGGCTCGATCCGCGAGCGGGGGCTGCTGGACCGCGCGTTCAACGACCCCGGCGTGCTCGAGAAGACCGTGGCCGACGTGATGGACGAGCCGCTCCCGGTGGTCGACACCTCCGACACCGTCGACGACGCGATGGGCCAACTGACCAAGCAGGCCTCAGCCGTCCTGGTGTGCGAGGGCCAGTCTCCGGTCGGGGTCCTGACGCGCGCCGACATCCTCGAGTTCATGACGGCATCGAAGGACACCTGATGGCGGACCGTGACGCTGCTGCGCACGACGAGGCGTCGGCTTCCGAGCCGGCGGGATTCTCAGCCGACTCGGCGCGCGATGCTCATCCTGCGCCCCGCGAGGCGTCGGCTTCCGAGCCGGTGGGATTCTCAGCCGACTCGGCGCGCAGTTCCCTGAAGCGCTGGCAGGACGCCGGCTTCGCCACCCGCGCCATCCACGCCGGGCAGGACCCCGAACCCCGGACCGGGTCCGTCGCCGTCCCGGTCTTCCAGACCTCCACCTTCGCCCAACCCGCTGTCGGGCAGGACCTCGGGTGGGATTACGCCCGCTCCGCCAACCCGACGCGCGATGCGTTGGAGGAGTCGCTGGCCTCCATCGAGAAGGGCCGGTACGGTCTGGCCTTCGCCAGCGGCTCCGCGGCGCAGGACGCCATCGTGCGGACCCTGCGACCCGGCGACCACGTGGTCATGGCCCCCGACGTCTACGGCGGCACATACCGGCAGTTCAAGCACGTCCACGAGCCCTGGGGTCTGACCTTCGACCCGGTCGACCTCGGTGACCTCGCCGCCGTCGAAGCGGCGTGGCGGCCCGAGACCGCCGTCATCTGGATCGAGTCACCGACCAACCCGCTGCTCA
The sequence above is a segment of the Euzebya tangerina genome. Coding sequences within it:
- a CDS encoding dodecin family protein, with protein sequence MSVARVTEITARADSYEAAIDAGITRAQETLRGVEHVWVKDHEIRLADGQAQHQVSLKVTFVLE
- the aroQ gene encoding type II 3-dehydroquinate dehydratase, whose translation is MRILVLNGPNLNLLGVRAPEVYGSTTLDDLVTQTRAWAAELGVAHVEDFQSNHEGQLLDRLHAARGQVDGIVFNPGAFTHSSYALHDAIEAIEVPTVEVHISNVEEREPWRRISLVRPACVHTIYGRGVEGYRWAVRHLVSRSAWPVERVRYGDDPDAWLDVRLPDAPGPHPVVVLVHGGFWRHYWTFDTVESIAVDLARRGVAVAVPEYRRVGPVSRSEDDPPVWDAHLDVARAVSAVLSHDEIDGGRWAIAGHSAGGQLAIAALDALQHSDGGEVEPPRLVVSLAGVVDLPRAVEDDLGGGAAGRYVAGLADPVRVSPMHRLPLTAPLLVAHGRQDPSVPVAYSEAYAAAAADTGVDVESLITDGGHFEYLEPEDPAWTAVADRLVASVRS
- a CDS encoding RNA polymerase sigma factor, with the translated sequence MSRRSDDDEIQLAAARAAAGDSRAFDDVCRAHADDVWRYCNAILRDRERAFDATQDTFLRATSSIRRFRGDAPVRVWLLIIARRAVIDMLRRDDRRNDRQALAPAPDAVTGADTEAVLIEQLVAELPEDRRQAFVLTQLVGLSYEEAAGVADVPVGTIRSRVSRARRDLVTALAATDEAEPRRDQDPVAPTATLRRPEVSHG
- the rplU gene encoding 50S ribosomal protein L21; the encoded protein is MFAVIATGGKQYKVAVGDELEIEKLDAEVDSSVDLRAIMLVDDNDEVTTNADALDKASVSATVVGQYMGDKVRIFKYRNKTGYRRKTGHRQPITRIRVDSISA
- the rpmA gene encoding 50S ribosomal protein L27, producing the protein MATKKGGGSTNNGRDSNPKYLGVKRFGGEVVTTGSIIVRQRGTKIHPGENVGRGSDDTLFALIDGQVSFRNSGKRKFAEVLPVE
- a CDS encoding GNAT family N-acetyltransferase; translated protein: MRAPADSLTYRPFTTDEADDALDLLGLVFGEEFDDADRAAEMAIQDVSRSIAAFDSGRLVGCLGDYGLELSVPGGTVACAGTTWVGVSPTHRRRGIARRMLTDQLLQARDRGEPLAALWASEATIYGRWGFAPSIDLQKLVVDVHGGLAFKRGAAGPADSVRLVPLEEARTVIEPIYEATRRRRAGLHGRSEGWWDFQVLSTRKSCLAGATDKVVAVATRDGRDVAYAAYGMTWVDVADQQRMELRVTELAGVDPAAEIAMWRFLAGHDLLHTIRAPRRPVDDSLPLAVEDVRRITRTRSDALYVRVLDVRAALLARSYVGSASVTVAVHDDLITANRGVWRIEVAPEGASVEQVDDDSSADISLDIHDLAAVYMGDVRAMDLLRAGLIDATSPEAVRDFDAALAAPEAGWPPEVW
- a CDS encoding cystathionine beta-synthase, which translates into the protein MDVVDSLMDVVGNTPLVRMRAFSRDVKPTILAKVEYLNPGGSVKDRIGMAMIEAAEASGELQPGGTIVEPTSGNTGAGLAIAASQRGYKCIFVMPDKMSAEKINLLRAYGAEVVVCPTDVDPEDPRSYYKTSDRLVEETPGAFKPGQYWNQANPQAHYESTGPEIWQQTDGTIDVFVAGVGTGGTITGTARYLKERNPDILVVGADPEGSIYNSAEVHSYLTEGVGEDFWPGTFDPDLVDEYITVSDRDAFLTARRITKEEGILVGGSCGTAAYAALQVAKRFEEDAVIVTLLPDSGRNYLSKIYNDDWMRDHGFLRSGGAARLSAVLDHKRSATDLPTIVHVHPHESVREAIGTMSDFGVSQMPVVATADEGQQTPSRFDERAKLIGSIRERGLLDRAFNDPGVLEKTVADVMDEPLPVVDTSDTVDDAMGQLTKQASAVLVCEGQSPVGVLTRADILEFMTASKDT